In Streptomyces dangxiongensis, one DNA window encodes the following:
- a CDS encoding EF-hand domain-containing protein, translated as MDVMAARDRVFRTLDADNDGVITRDEYLTRPDRAAARLGRGVNDPLVAVARSRHERVYDSMDADGDGRVTFQEYAAWAGAHTFDDVCRQALGSLFDLADTDGDGMLDREEFTRLREVLGNSAGNAGEAFDALDADGDGRVDRDEYLSAIRAFVSEGTSPMYDALVAVR; from the coding sequence ATGGACGTCATGGCCGCGAGGGACCGCGTCTTCCGCACGCTGGATGCGGACAACGACGGTGTGATCACCCGCGACGAGTACCTGACCCGCCCGGACCGGGCGGCGGCGAGGCTGGGCCGCGGTGTCAACGACCCGCTCGTCGCCGTCGCCCGTAGCCGGCACGAACGCGTCTACGACTCGATGGACGCGGACGGAGACGGCAGGGTGACCTTCCAGGAGTACGCGGCCTGGGCGGGAGCCCACACCTTCGACGACGTCTGCCGGCAGGCCCTGGGCTCCCTGTTCGACCTCGCCGACACCGACGGCGACGGCATGCTGGACCGCGAGGAGTTCACCCGGCTGCGGGAGGTCCTGGGCAACAGCGCCGGCAACGCGGGGGAGGCGTTCGACGCGCTGGACGCCGACGGCGACGGGCGCGTCGACCGTGACGAGTACCTCTCCGCCATCCGTGCCTTCGTCAGCGAGGGCACATCGCCCATGTACGACGCCCTGGTCGCCGTCCGCTGA
- a CDS encoding cellulase family glycosylhydrolase: MRKTLATAAGALLALAASLLAAPSPAQADTQAAPGFHVADGRLLDATGKDFVLRGVNHAHAWYPTRTAQALKDVKALGANSVRVVLATGDRWTKNDTADVASVVAQCKENRLVCVLEAHDTTGYGEQDGAVSLSRAVAYWTSVKAAVQGQEKYVVLNIGNEPYGNTGYAAWTSDTADAVARMRAAGFRHTLMVDAPNWGQDWSFTMRDHAAEVFAADPDRNTVFSIHMYGVFNTADKVKSYLERFTSQHLPIVVGEFGNMHSDGDPDEDAIMATAQQLGVGYLGWSWSGNGGGVEYLDMATGFDASRLTAWGQRIFSGTNGIKQTAKEAGVFSDAGPATGSCAVSYNLSDWGNWFNADVTIRNTGTTAVKGWQLAFAFPGAQKLNSVWNAKAVQQGNEVRAGNESWTETIPAGSSVSFGFNGSSTGTNGVPAAFTLNGNTCTKS; this comes from the coding sequence ATGAGAAAGACACTGGCCACCGCGGCGGGAGCGCTGCTGGCCCTCGCCGCCTCGCTACTGGCCGCGCCGTCCCCCGCGCAGGCGGACACACAGGCCGCGCCGGGCTTCCACGTCGCCGACGGGCGGCTGTTGGACGCGACCGGCAAGGACTTCGTCCTGCGGGGCGTGAACCACGCCCACGCCTGGTATCCCACGAGGACGGCGCAGGCCCTGAAGGACGTCAAGGCGCTGGGCGCCAACTCGGTGCGCGTGGTGCTCGCCACCGGTGACCGCTGGACGAAGAACGACACCGCCGATGTCGCGTCCGTCGTCGCGCAGTGCAAGGAGAACCGGCTCGTCTGCGTCCTGGAGGCCCACGACACCACCGGTTACGGCGAGCAGGACGGCGCCGTGTCCCTCTCCCGCGCCGTCGCCTACTGGACCAGCGTCAAGGCCGCGGTGCAGGGCCAGGAGAAGTACGTCGTCCTGAACATCGGGAACGAGCCCTACGGCAACACCGGGTACGCGGCGTGGACGTCCGACACCGCCGACGCCGTGGCCCGTATGCGCGCCGCCGGATTCCGTCACACCCTCATGGTCGACGCCCCCAACTGGGGTCAGGACTGGTCGTTCACGATGCGCGACCACGCCGCGGAGGTGTTCGCCGCGGACCCCGACCGCAACACGGTGTTCTCGATCCACATGTACGGCGTGTTCAACACCGCCGACAAGGTCAAGAGTTACCTGGAGCGGTTCACCTCCCAGCATCTCCCCATAGTCGTCGGTGAGTTCGGCAACATGCACTCGGACGGCGACCCGGACGAGGACGCCATCATGGCCACCGCGCAGCAGCTCGGCGTGGGCTACCTCGGCTGGTCCTGGAGCGGCAACGGCGGTGGCGTGGAGTACCTGGACATGGCCACCGGGTTCGACGCCTCCCGGCTCACCGCCTGGGGACAGCGGATCTTCTCCGGCACCAACGGCATCAAGCAGACCGCCAAGGAAGCCGGCGTGTTCAGCGACGCCGGTCCGGCCACCGGAAGCTGCGCGGTCAGCTACAACCTCAGCGACTGGGGCAACTGGTTCAACGCGGACGTCACCATCCGCAACACCGGTACGACGGCCGTCAAGGGCTGGCAGCTCGCCTTCGCCTTCCCCGGCGCCCAGAAGCTGAACTCGGTGTGGAACGCCAAGGCCGTCCAGCAGGGCAATGAGGTCCGGGCGGGCAACGAGTCCTGGACGGAGACGATCCCGGCCGGCTCCTCCGTGAGTTTCGGTTTCAACGGCTCCTCCACCGGCACCAACGGCGTCCCGGCCGCCTTCACCCTCAACGGGAACACCTGCACCAAGAGCTGA
- a CDS encoding LacI family DNA-binding transcriptional regulator produces the protein MSGSPQRVTIKDVAARAGVSKGAVSLAFNHKPGVSQATRERIFAAAQELGWAPSATARSLSSQRVDIVGLALCRPARLLGLEPFYMDFISGIESVLAERSCSLLLRLVRDLDEEIAVYREWWRGRMIAGAILVDFREDDPRVPSLQGLGLPAVAVGHPSLTGTFPAVWTDDASAVAEAVRYLAALGHRRIARVGGPADLGHSAIRARAFAATTRELGLEEARQIATGFDEKEGARATRTLLLAADRPTAIVYDNDIMAVAGAGVAAEMGFTVPDDLSLLAWDDSQLCRITHPAMTAMSHDVHHFGAEVARVLFDVVNGTHTGGHQVPTPSLTPRGSTAPAPGTDA, from the coding sequence GTGAGCGGCTCCCCCCAGCGCGTCACCATCAAGGACGTCGCGGCTCGGGCCGGGGTGTCCAAGGGGGCGGTGTCGCTCGCCTTCAACCACAAGCCCGGCGTCTCCCAGGCCACGCGCGAGCGGATCTTCGCGGCGGCCCAGGAACTGGGCTGGGCCCCCAGCGCCACCGCCCGCAGCCTGTCCAGCCAGCGGGTCGACATCGTCGGGCTGGCCCTGTGCCGGCCCGCCCGGCTGCTCGGCCTGGAACCGTTCTACATGGACTTCATCTCGGGTATCGAGAGCGTCCTGGCGGAACGGTCCTGCTCGCTGCTGCTGCGCCTGGTGCGCGACCTCGACGAGGAGATCGCGGTCTACCGCGAATGGTGGCGCGGCCGGATGATCGCCGGCGCGATCCTCGTGGACTTCCGCGAGGACGACCCCCGGGTGCCCTCTCTCCAGGGCCTCGGCCTGCCCGCGGTCGCGGTCGGCCACCCCTCCCTCACGGGCACCTTCCCGGCGGTGTGGACGGACGACGCGTCCGCGGTCGCCGAGGCGGTCCGCTATCTGGCGGCCCTCGGCCACCGGCGCATCGCCCGCGTCGGCGGCCCGGCCGACCTCGGGCACAGCGCCATCCGGGCCCGCGCCTTCGCCGCCACGACCCGGGAACTGGGCCTGGAGGAGGCGCGGCAGATCGCCACCGGCTTCGACGAGAAGGAGGGCGCCCGCGCCACCCGCACCCTGCTGCTCGCGGCCGACCGGCCCACCGCGATCGTCTACGACAACGACATCATGGCGGTCGCGGGAGCGGGCGTCGCGGCGGAGATGGGGTTCACCGTCCCCGACGATCTGTCGCTGCTGGCGTGGGACGACTCCCAGCTCTGCCGGATCACCCACCCGGCGATGACCGCGATGAGCCACGACGTGCACCACTTCGGTGCCGAGGTGGCGCGCGTGCTCTTCGACGTGGTCAACGGCACGCACACCGGCGGCCATCAGGTGCCGACGCCGTCCCTGACCCCGCGCGGCTCCACCGCGCCGGCGCCGGGAACGGACGCGTAG
- a CDS encoding glycoside hydrolase family 2 protein, translated as MKDVTPLTGGWSLRHGEDLLEARVPGCVHTDLLAARVIPDPFLDRNEADVAWVGRRAWTYVRHLGHDSVHERTDLVFEGLDTAAYVTLDGRPVGTTRNMHRGYRFDVTGRAGELEVRFASAYDEAAAVRAVTGERPNVYPEPSQYIRKMACNFGWDWGPTLVTAGIWRPARLEHWSTARIARVRPLVTVDGGTGRVEVRLEVERTAQGRGRTLRAEARVAGVRAEATVTGDTAVLRLDVPHPRLWWPRGYGEQPLYDLDITLGDEAGPLDTWHRRIGFRTVELDRSADGHGTGFTLLVNGVRIFARGVNWIPDDAFPSRITPERYRTRLTQAADANIDLVRVWGGGIYEDDAFYDTCDELGLMVWQDFLFACSAYPEEQPLRGEIEAEARDNVVRLMPHPSLVLWNGNNENLWGFRDWDWEEPLAGDSWGEGYYLGLLPRIVAELDPTRPYTAGSPWSGSWDHHPNDPAHGTHHSWEVWNRQDYAEYRANVPRFVAEFGWQAPPALATLRRALPGEELAPDSPGMLHHQKAEDGNGKLDRGVARHFPLPEDDFDRWHYLTQLVQARAVAAGIEHWRAHWPVCAGTIVWQLNDCWPVTSWAAIDGDGRPKPLYHELRRVYADRLLTLQPDADGLVLAAVNQSAETWRTTVTLRRVEADGTVVAETLLDITADPRSVTRTAVPEALVPDERSAKEFLVADASESSRAWGSSRAWGSSRAWGSPRASEVERGGEVERGGEVERGGEVERGKGAEGGEGLRALHFPVPDKDFAYPRPRYDVTLEPVPGQGDRVDVVVSARTLVRDLLLQPDRLGPAAVCDRGRQTLLPGERTRIRVQGCGPVTPDAVRAALFCVDVV; from the coding sequence ATGAAGGACGTCACCCCGCTCACCGGGGGCTGGAGCCTGCGCCACGGGGAGGACCTGCTGGAGGCCAGGGTGCCCGGCTGCGTCCACACCGACCTGCTGGCGGCCCGGGTCATCCCCGATCCCTTCCTCGACCGCAACGAGGCCGACGTCGCCTGGGTGGGGCGCCGCGCCTGGACCTACGTCCGCCACCTCGGTCACGACAGCGTCCACGAGCGCACCGATCTCGTCTTCGAGGGCCTCGACACGGCCGCGTACGTCACCCTGGACGGGCGCCCCGTCGGCACGACGCGCAACATGCACCGCGGCTACCGGTTCGACGTCACCGGACGCGCCGGTGAGCTGGAGGTCCGCTTCGCCTCCGCCTACGACGAGGCGGCGGCCGTCCGCGCGGTCACGGGGGAGCGGCCCAACGTCTATCCCGAGCCCTCGCAGTACATCCGCAAGATGGCGTGCAACTTCGGCTGGGACTGGGGGCCGACCCTGGTGACCGCGGGCATCTGGCGGCCGGCCCGGCTGGAGCACTGGTCCACCGCGCGCATCGCCCGGGTGCGGCCCCTGGTCACCGTCGACGGCGGCACCGGCCGGGTCGAGGTGCGACTGGAAGTGGAGCGCACCGCGCAGGGGCGGGGACGCACCCTGCGCGCCGAGGCCCGGGTGGCCGGCGTCCGCGCCGAGGCCACCGTCACCGGCGACACGGCGGTGCTGCGCCTCGACGTCCCCCACCCGCGCCTGTGGTGGCCCCGCGGTTACGGCGAACAGCCCCTGTACGACCTCGACATCACCCTCGGCGACGAGGCGGGCCCGCTCGACACCTGGCACCGCCGGATCGGCTTCCGCACCGTCGAACTCGACCGGTCGGCCGACGGACACGGCACCGGCTTCACCCTCCTCGTCAACGGGGTCCGGATCTTCGCCCGCGGCGTCAACTGGATCCCCGACGACGCCTTCCCCTCCCGGATCACCCCCGAGCGCTACCGCACCCGCCTCACCCAGGCCGCCGACGCCAACATCGACCTGGTGCGCGTGTGGGGCGGCGGCATCTACGAGGACGACGCCTTCTACGACACCTGTGACGAACTGGGCCTCATGGTCTGGCAGGACTTCCTCTTCGCCTGCTCCGCCTATCCGGAGGAGCAGCCGCTGCGCGGGGAGATCGAGGCCGAGGCCCGCGACAACGTTGTCCGGCTCATGCCGCACCCCTCGCTGGTGCTGTGGAACGGCAACAACGAGAACCTCTGGGGCTTCCGCGACTGGGACTGGGAGGAACCGCTCGCCGGCGACTCCTGGGGCGAGGGCTACTACCTCGGTCTGCTGCCCCGCATCGTCGCCGAACTCGACCCCACCCGCCCCTACACCGCCGGCAGCCCCTGGTCCGGCTCCTGGGACCACCATCCCAACGACCCGGCCCACGGCACCCACCACTCGTGGGAGGTGTGGAACCGCCAGGACTACGCCGAGTACCGGGCGAACGTGCCCCGCTTCGTCGCGGAGTTCGGCTGGCAGGCGCCGCCCGCGCTGGCCACCCTGCGCCGCGCCCTGCCCGGCGAGGAACTCGCCCCCGACTCCCCGGGCATGCTCCACCACCAGAAGGCCGAGGACGGCAACGGCAAGCTCGATCGCGGCGTCGCCCGCCACTTCCCGCTGCCCGAGGACGACTTCGACCGGTGGCACTACCTGACCCAGCTCGTCCAGGCCCGCGCCGTCGCCGCGGGCATCGAGCACTGGCGCGCCCACTGGCCGGTGTGCGCGGGAACGATCGTCTGGCAGCTCAACGACTGCTGGCCGGTCACGTCCTGGGCCGCCATCGACGGCGACGGGCGCCCCAAGCCGCTCTACCACGAGCTGCGCCGCGTCTACGCCGACCGGCTCCTCACCCTCCAGCCGGACGCCGACGGCCTCGTCCTCGCCGCGGTCAACCAGTCCGCCGAAACCTGGCGTACGACGGTGACGCTGCGGCGGGTGGAGGCGGACGGCACCGTGGTCGCCGAGACCCTCCTCGACATCACCGCCGACCCCCGTTCCGTCACCCGGACCGCGGTGCCCGAAGCGCTCGTACCGGACGAGCGGTCCGCCAAGGAGTTCCTGGTCGCCGACGCGTCGGAGTCCTCCCGCGCATGGGGGTCCTCCCGCGCATGGGGGTCCTCCCGCGCATGGGGGTCCCCCCGCGCGAGCGAAGTCGAGCGTGGGGGAGAAGTCGAGCGTGGGGGAGAAGTCGAGCGTGGGGGAGAAGTCGAGCGTGGGAAAGGGGCCGAGGGCGGGGAGGGACTGCGCGCCCTGCACTTCCCGGTTCCCGACAAGGACTTCGCCTACCCCCGGCCGCGCTACGACGTCACGCTGGAGCCCGTTCCCGGCCAGGGAGATAGAGTCGACGTCGTGGTGAGCGCCCGTACTCTCGTCAGAGACCTCCTGCTCCAGCCCGACCGGCTCGGCCCGGCCGCCGTCTGTGACCGGGGCCGGCAGACCCTGCTGCCCGGCGAGCGGACGCGCATCCGGGTCCAGGGCTGCGGCCCCGTCACCCCTGACGCCGTCAGGGCCGCCCTGTTCTGCGTGGACGTGGTGTGA
- a CDS encoding ABC transporter substrate-binding protein, protein MGKTKTLTGALLTTAILTVAGCGGGGTASTETAKAPADPADASGTIKVLTARTDLVQNGTMARYADEFNKTYPKVKVKFEALTDYEGEVKIRMNTEDYGDVLMIPAAVAKNDYPKFFAPLGTDADLSATYRFSDKTDVGGKVYGIAQFGTANGFLYNKAVWKKAGITRWPATPQEFLTDLKAVKAKTDALPYYTNFKDGWPLTAWTNNIGSATCDAKANDKLAGAVSPWKRGGELNTIDTLLYDIVKGGLSEKDPSTTNWEASKGLIAQGKVATMQLGSWAVTQMQDAAEKAGTDPGDIGFMPFPVQKGGKYCAVLASDYQQAVNIHSSHKAAARAWIDWFTQKSGYSAKEGAVPVLKSAPMPSTLKDFVDNDVTFMERSEAKTGEVNTIDNAAEIGLNKPDYRQKLVDLARGAQHGSLDDYLADLDKRWNEAARTAGS, encoded by the coding sequence ATGGGGAAGACGAAGACACTGACCGGAGCGCTTCTGACGACCGCGATACTGACCGTCGCGGGCTGCGGGGGCGGGGGCACGGCCTCCACCGAGACCGCGAAGGCACCCGCCGACCCGGCCGACGCGTCGGGCACGATCAAGGTGCTGACGGCCCGCACCGACCTCGTCCAGAACGGCACGATGGCCAGGTACGCCGACGAGTTCAACAAGACCTACCCCAAGGTCAAGGTGAAGTTCGAGGCCCTCACCGACTACGAGGGCGAGGTCAAGATCCGGATGAACACCGAGGACTACGGTGACGTCCTCATGATCCCGGCCGCCGTCGCCAAGAACGACTACCCGAAGTTCTTCGCCCCGCTGGGCACCGATGCGGACCTGAGCGCCACGTACCGGTTCAGCGACAAGACCGACGTCGGGGGCAAGGTCTACGGCATCGCCCAGTTCGGCACGGCCAACGGCTTCCTCTACAACAAGGCCGTCTGGAAGAAGGCCGGCATCACCAGGTGGCCGGCCACCCCGCAGGAGTTCCTCACCGACCTGAAGGCCGTCAAGGCGAAGACGGACGCCCTGCCGTACTACACGAACTTCAAGGACGGCTGGCCGCTGACCGCCTGGACCAACAACATCGGCTCCGCCACCTGCGACGCCAAGGCGAACGACAAGCTCGCCGGCGCCGTCTCCCCGTGGAAGCGGGGCGGTGAACTGAACACGATCGACACCCTGCTCTACGACATCGTCAAGGGCGGCCTGTCCGAGAAGGACCCCAGCACGACCAACTGGGAGGCGTCCAAGGGACTGATCGCCCAGGGCAAGGTCGCCACCATGCAGCTCGGCTCGTGGGCCGTCACGCAGATGCAGGACGCCGCCGAGAAGGCCGGCACCGACCCCGGCGACATCGGCTTCATGCCCTTCCCCGTACAGAAGGGCGGCAAGTACTGCGCCGTCCTCGCCAGCGACTACCAGCAGGCGGTCAACATCCACTCCTCGCACAAGGCGGCCGCCCGGGCCTGGATCGACTGGTTCACCCAGAAGTCGGGCTACTCGGCGAAGGAGGGCGCCGTGCCGGTCCTGAAGTCCGCTCCCATGCCCAGCACCCTGAAGGACTTCGTTGACAACGATGTCACCTTCATGGAGCGTTCCGAGGCGAAGACCGGCGAGGTCAACACGATCGACAACGCCGCCGAGATCGGCCTGAACAAACCGGACTACCGCCAGAAGCTGGTCGACCTCGCCCGCGGCGCGCAGCACGGCAGTCTCGACGACTACCTCGCGGACCTCGACAAGCGGTGGAACGAGGCGGCCCGGACCGCCGGTTCCTGA
- a CDS encoding carbohydrate ABC transporter permease, producing the protein MTETTRTAPAKVPGTAPPPSRTPAGGEGRRGVRVLRRLTPWFFLAVPLLLLVTFTYVPVGNMIYYSFTDWDGVSPDRRFTGVDNYEQIFTRPELFRVFFVSFYYLAASAVQIVIALYFATVLSFDLRCRNLFKGILFFPYLINGVAIGFVFLYFFQDGGTLDSVLSWFGAGSGHAWLGDPSSANTSLAGVSVWRFTGLNFVLFLGAIQSIPAELYEAAQLDGATRWQQFRHIIAPGIRPVVSLSVILAVSGSLSVFEIPYIMTGGATGTTTFVIQTVKLAFQFNKTGLASAAAVVLLLIILLITWIQRRLVPDEKVDLV; encoded by the coding sequence ATGACCGAGACGACCCGCACGGCACCCGCGAAGGTGCCGGGCACCGCCCCGCCGCCCTCCAGGACGCCCGCCGGGGGCGAGGGCCGCCGGGGCGTACGCGTCCTGCGCCGGCTCACCCCGTGGTTCTTCCTGGCCGTCCCCCTCCTCCTGCTGGTCACGTTCACCTACGTGCCCGTGGGCAACATGATCTACTACAGCTTCACCGACTGGGACGGCGTCAGCCCCGACCGCCGTTTCACCGGCGTCGACAACTACGAGCAGATCTTCACCCGTCCCGAGTTGTTCCGGGTGTTCTTCGTCAGCTTCTACTACCTGGCCGCGTCGGCCGTGCAGATCGTGATCGCCCTGTACTTCGCGACCGTGCTCAGCTTCGACCTGCGCTGCCGCAACCTGTTCAAGGGGATCCTGTTCTTCCCCTACCTCATCAACGGCGTGGCCATCGGTTTCGTCTTCCTGTACTTCTTCCAGGACGGCGGCACGCTCGACTCGGTGCTGTCCTGGTTCGGCGCCGGCTCCGGCCACGCCTGGCTCGGTGACCCGTCCTCGGCGAACACCTCGCTGGCGGGAGTGTCCGTCTGGCGCTTCACCGGGCTGAACTTCGTCCTGTTCCTCGGCGCGATCCAGTCGATCCCCGCCGAGCTGTACGAGGCGGCCCAACTGGACGGGGCCACGCGCTGGCAGCAGTTCCGGCACATCATCGCTCCGGGCATCCGGCCGGTTGTCAGCCTGAGCGTCATCCTGGCGGTCTCCGGATCCCTGTCCGTGTTCGAGATCCCGTACATCATGACCGGCGGCGCGACCGGCACGACGACGTTCGTCATCCAGACGGTCAAACTCGCCTTCCAGTTCAACAAGACCGGCCTGGCCTCGGCGGCCGCCGTCGTCCTGCTCCTGATCATCCTGCTGATCACCTGGATCCAGCGCCGCCTCGTGCCCGACGAGAAGGTGGACCTCGTATGA
- a CDS encoding carbohydrate ABC transporter permease → MTTPLPARRRIAPALTYLSLIAASLVVLIPLVVVFLTSLKTSEEVSDGGALSLPGDWLNFDNYATAFSDGKMLSAFANTTFILLFSITGTVIIGSMTAYAIDRFDFRAKKLIMGLFLVATLVPGVTTQVATFQVVNSFGLFNSIWAPILLYMGTDIVSIYIFLQFIRGIPVSLDEAARLDGANTFTIYWRIILPLLKPAIATVVIIKGITVYNDFYIPFLYMPSEDLGTISTALFRFKGPFGAHWEDISAGTILVILPTLLVFLFLQRYIYNGFAQGATK, encoded by the coding sequence ATGACCACGCCCCTGCCCGCCCGCCGCCGGATCGCACCCGCACTGACCTACCTGTCGCTGATCGCGGCCTCCCTGGTCGTGCTGATCCCGCTCGTCGTCGTCTTCCTCACCTCCCTCAAGACCTCCGAAGAGGTCTCGGACGGCGGTGCGCTGTCACTGCCGGGCGACTGGCTGAACTTCGACAACTACGCGACGGCGTTCAGCGACGGCAAGATGCTGTCCGCCTTCGCCAACACGACCTTCATCCTGCTGTTCTCCATCACCGGCACGGTGATCATCGGCTCGATGACCGCGTACGCCATCGACCGCTTCGACTTCCGGGCGAAGAAGTTGATCATGGGGCTGTTCCTGGTCGCCACCCTGGTACCCGGCGTCACCACACAGGTCGCGACCTTCCAGGTGGTCAACAGCTTCGGGCTGTTCAACAGCATCTGGGCGCCGATCCTGCTCTACATGGGCACGGACATCGTCTCGATCTACATCTTCCTCCAGTTCATCCGGGGCATCCCGGTCTCCCTCGACGAGGCCGCGCGCCTGGACGGGGCGAACACCTTCACCATCTACTGGAGGATCATCCTGCCGCTGCTCAAACCGGCGATCGCCACGGTCGTCATCATCAAGGGCATCACCGTCTACAACGACTTCTACATACCGTTCCTCTACATGCCGTCCGAGGACCTGGGCACCATCTCCACCGCGCTCTTCCGCTTCAAGGGGCCGTTCGGAGCGCACTGGGAGGACATCTCCGCCGGCACGATCCTGGTGATCCTGCCGACCCTCCTCGTCTTCCTCTTCCTGCAGCGGTACATCTACAACGGCTTCGCCCAGGGCGCGACCAAGTGA
- a CDS encoding nucleotidyltransferase domain-containing protein, translating to MDRLTEIADRLAQVRGVVAVALGGSRATGTPHPDSDHDLGLYYRPPLDTDALRHLAAELTGVPVEVTEPGGWGPWVDGGAWLTVDGHRVDWIYRDLDRVRRIWADCQDGRFEVGAQPGHPLGVYSHTYVGEVAVGRVLADPGGELQALKERARRYPEPLREALIADARWETPFILAAARKGAARGDTFYVAGCLFRAVGLLVHALHAHARSWVLNEKGAVRATGDLPAAVPAFVARAHGLFAALGTTPDTLRAALDAADDLAAEICGRLTS from the coding sequence GTGGACCGTCTGACAGAGATCGCCGATCGGCTGGCCCAGGTCAGGGGTGTCGTCGCGGTGGCCCTCGGTGGCAGCCGGGCGACGGGGACGCCCCACCCCGACTCCGACCACGACCTCGGCCTGTACTACCGGCCGCCCCTGGACACCGACGCCCTGCGGCACCTCGCGGCCGAACTGACCGGCGTGCCGGTCGAGGTGACAGAGCCCGGCGGCTGGGGGCCGTGGGTGGACGGCGGAGCCTGGCTCACCGTGGACGGCCACCGCGTCGACTGGATCTACCGTGACCTGGACCGGGTGCGCCGGATCTGGGCGGACTGCCAGGACGGACGCTTCGAAGTGGGCGCTCAGCCCGGCCATCCGCTGGGGGTCTACTCCCACACGTACGTCGGCGAGGTGGCCGTCGGGCGCGTCCTCGCCGACCCCGGCGGCGAGCTTCAGGCCCTGAAGGAGCGGGCACGCCGATACCCGGAACCGCTGCGCGAAGCACTCATCGCCGACGCGCGGTGGGAGACCCCGTTCATCCTGGCGGCCGCCCGCAAGGGAGCGGCACGTGGTGACACCTTCTACGTCGCCGGCTGCCTCTTTCGCGCGGTGGGTCTCCTCGTGCACGCCCTGCACGCCCACGCGCGCTCCTGGGTGCTGAACGAGAAGGGCGCGGTCCGGGCCACGGGAGACCTCCCTGCCGCTGTCCCCGCTTTCGTCGCGCGGGCTCACGGGCTGTTCGCCGCGCTCGGCACCACCCCGGACACCCTGCGCGCCGCGTTGGACGCGGCGGACGACCTGGCCGCCGAGATCTGCGGGCGGCTCACCTCCTGA
- a CDS encoding carboxylate-amine ligase: MESETWTSTGTRPVPASGSGTSQSLGGEPALTVGVEEEYLLVDPVSRELSTRADKVVAQAAERLGDRVTTELTRFQVEVRTDPHGSLAGLGAELSGTRQAVADAAARLGLRIVSSGTPVLGRHSPPPLTAGARYAQSLATFRALDNEQSVCACHVHVGIPDLATALEVANHLRPWLPALIALSANSPYWDAQDTGYDGWRTLTWGRWPVAGAPPYFESVSHFEDLVGRLIASGTLLDRGGLYWDIRPSHHVPTLEIRVADAAPTVDDTLLLAAAVKGLAGAALSAVRDGRPAPRPQPELLRAAYWRAARDGIRGRALDQRTGRLEPAAVHLDRLWRTALPALAPAERRLVRAARERLGTAGNGADRQRRAYRRRHSLSDVVDHLIQQTTAGRATPAPPPRPA, translated from the coding sequence ATGGAGAGTGAGACGTGGACATCCACCGGCACGCGGCCCGTGCCGGCGAGCGGCAGCGGCACGTCACAGAGCCTCGGCGGCGAGCCCGCGCTCACGGTCGGTGTGGAGGAGGAGTACCTGCTGGTGGATCCGGTCTCCCGGGAGCTGAGCACCCGGGCGGACAAGGTCGTGGCGCAGGCCGCGGAGCGGCTCGGTGACCGGGTCACCACCGAACTGACCCGGTTCCAGGTCGAGGTGCGCACCGATCCGCACGGCAGCCTGGCCGGCCTGGGCGCGGAGTTGAGCGGGACGCGCCAGGCCGTGGCAGACGCCGCCGCCCGTCTCGGACTGCGCATCGTCTCCAGCGGCACACCGGTCCTCGGCCGGCACAGTCCCCCACCGCTGACCGCCGGGGCCCGCTACGCCCAGAGCCTGGCGACCTTCCGCGCCCTGGACAACGAGCAGAGCGTCTGCGCATGCCACGTCCACGTCGGCATCCCCGACCTGGCCACCGCGCTGGAGGTCGCCAACCATCTGCGGCCCTGGCTGCCGGCGTTGATCGCGCTGAGTGCGAACTCGCCGTACTGGGACGCGCAGGACACCGGCTACGACGGCTGGCGCACGCTCACCTGGGGGCGGTGGCCGGTGGCCGGCGCCCCGCCGTACTTCGAGTCCGTCTCCCACTTCGAGGACCTCGTCGGCCGGCTCATCGCGAGCGGGACCCTCCTCGACCGCGGGGGGCTGTACTGGGACATCCGTCCCTCCCATCACGTGCCCACCCTGGAGATCCGGGTCGCCGACGCCGCGCCCACGGTCGATGACACACTGCTCCTCGCCGCGGCCGTCAAGGGTCTGGCCGGCGCCGCCCTGTCCGCCGTACGGGACGGGCGGCCCGCCCCGCGCCCGCAGCCCGAGTTGCTGCGGGCCGCGTACTGGCGCGCCGCCCGCGACGGCATCCGGGGCCGGGCCCTCGACCAGCGGACCGGCCGGCTTGAACCGGCGGCCGTGCACCTCGACCGGCTCTGGCGCACCGCCCTGCCGGCCCTCGCTCCGGCGGAGCGCCGCCTGGTCCGTGCGGCGCGGGAACGCCTCGGCACCGCGGGCAACGGTGCCGACCGCCAACGCCGGGCGTACCGCCGCCGGCACAGCCTCTCCGACGTGGTCGACCACCTCATCCAGCAGACCACCGCCGGCCGCGCGACGCCCGCCCCGCCGCCCCGCCCGGCCTGA